One genomic segment of Oncorhynchus masou masou isolate Uvic2021 chromosome 16, UVic_Omas_1.1, whole genome shotgun sequence includes these proteins:
- the LOC135557607 gene encoding mucin-2-like — protein sequence MSLRPKVTTTTTAPVARKTHAVSRAVTSPQGLFPWRPVDVGNSSDAEDVESFPAVASASLSNRKKNKPMAPPHWIPLSPSRENSNSSTVNWTEPLEEYTSGSEPFIYDLDLGDDPFSLFQYDSSYSLDEGLALAASGPQNLSHAGTGVSTEGPGRVTVSDPVTAMGGGEHLHNQSEPSLPPEALAGGALTEAGREARTGEQGVLVAAHSSWAQIPPFSTTPERTGVQTDQARPGSGFSEQTAERTTQSLSNIATQSPSLLTVAKLCFSERVRITTDNDPTVAVSIPKDYTPTPSPISIPTTSAMPYSLWTAVITEIQAPNSLPTTPTIPLPTAPHPAFSPSSVHSMEQSDVSHSRHVRPAATETETSLPPMEVQRQDLMREGTRPRPLSLSVAIDAATALTPILEKTYLSSSDKHHRDLVLPSLRNQLSSSLTNSHPVDGMVPSESIASESGSQSEWISLYSPLALEPSSYMSSVLGSSEGQEGFNPLSSNLRGFSRTSHLSVTPITEQLHHQALLPATVTDEWTFSQSSPPNTISPSRQEWRDALRTTFSLVSLSSDLLSVTDLPEQLNINTVTEWESADGMERHSARQEGEEVHMSPISGSASSPSLISLLCPSTQSEPSVSQLGHRGTSHINDDGSEDLSQASLHLYSSLLAPSRPLALPTPLISSTASEYDSVVTHEPKRHAYMHELGWKRLVSGIGIVIHTDTHTPVSEPLSTMTSRADQLMPDASEALLFHRPMTTNPPRISEERLLPASTPTPLPTHIPPLSGTLSAGAANMADSGAGASLPTRSTAAFQQSSTLIGSQSKPTQPAGTDGTLAWHGESRESTVSPAAPDTQLTASASSNPTIRAAIIQPTAVTRNTPPPSASNIQLTTANKQPTVFPNIQSTSTSNSQPPMALNTYLAGAGPLSVPWRANHSKDTQDGKHGPALIDHTPSTAASTSLSSMGPGNNVTVNQNTNTDRETETQTTPNPLAVIGMDEQSFVATKGPYLPLTTPLRGVNAGSDTVSTTHATPRTSAGTAGTPVIAPCQCKARFHLSCLCGLSTGNSMFCNNNVDVETKR from the coding sequence ATGTCCCTCAGGCCCAAGGTGACTACAACAACAACGGCGCCCGTGGCCAGGAAAACACATGCCGTATCCAGGGCCGTGACCAGTCCCCAGGGGTTGTTCCCATGGCGACCGGTGGATGTTGGGAACAGTAGCGATGCGGAGGACGTGGAGTCATTCCCAGCAGTGGCGTCAGCATCACTCAGCAACCGTAAGAAGAATAAGCCCATGGCTCCCCCCCACTGGATCCCATTGAGtcccagcagagagaacagcaacagcagcactgTGAACTGGACTGAGCCCCTGGAGGAGTACACATCAGGCTCTGAGCCATTCATTTACGACCTGGACCTAGGGGATGACCCCTTTAGCCTTTTCCAATATGACTCGTCCTACTCCCTGGATGAAGGCCTGGCTCTGGCCGCCTCCGGCCCACAGAACCTTTCCCACGCTGGGACTGGAGTCAGTACTGAGGGCCCAGGCCGTGTGACTGTGAGCGACCCTGTTACCGCCATGGGAGGAGGGGAACATTTACACAATCAATCAGAGCCCAGTCTGCCCCCGGAGGCGTTGGCAGGAGGCGCGCTgacagaggctgggagagaggctAGGACCGGGGAGCAGGGTGTGTTGGTGGCAGCACACAGCAGCTGGGCTCAAATCCCTCCTTTCAGCACGACTCCGGAGAGGACAGGTGTGCAAACGGATCAGGCCCGGCCCGGCAGTGGCTTCAGTGAGCAAACAGCAGAGAGAACCACTCAGTCCCTCTCAAACATCGCCACACAGTCTCCCTCATTATTAACAGTAGCCAAGCTCTGTTTCTCTGAGAGGGTCAGGATTACCACTGACAATGACCCCACAGTGGCGGTCTCTATACCTAAAGACTACACACCCACACCCAGTCCCATATCCATACCTACCACGTCTGCCATGCCATATAGCCTATGGACAGCTGTGATCACAGAGATACAGGCCCCTAACTCCCTCCCCACCACTCCGACCATACCTCTCCCCACCGCTCCCCATCCTGCGTTCTCCCCCTCTTCCGTTCACAGTATGGAACAAAGTGATGTTAGTCATTCAAGACACGTCAGGCCAGCCGCCACTGAGACAGAGACATCGCTCCCTCCCATGGAGGTTCAAAGACAAGACTTAATGCGGGAGGGCACAAGACCCCGTCCACTGTCTCTGTCAGTCGCTATTGATGCCGCTACAGCTCTGACACCCATCCTTGAGAAAAcatacctctcttcctctgacaAACACCACCGTGACCTAGTTTTACCCTCTTTGAGGAATCAATTAAGTTCCTCCTTGACTAACTCTCATCCCGTGGACGGTATGGTTCCCAGTGAGAGTATTGCCTCTGAGTCAGGTAGCCAGAGTGAGTGGATCAGTTTATATTCACCTCTGGCTCTGGAACCATCGTCGTATATGAGCAGTGTTTTGGGCAGCTCAGAGGGGCAGGAGGGCTTTAATCCACTCAGTTCTAACCTGAGAGGTTTTTCACGTACATCCCATCTATCTGTCACTCCTATCACAGAGCAACTACACCACCAGGCCCTACTCCCAGCCACCGTGACGGACGAATGGACTTTCTCTCAGTCCTCACCTCCTAATACAATCTCCCCAAGCAGACAGGAGTGGAGGGATGCATTGCGCACCACGTTCAGCTTGGTCTCTCTCAGCTCTGACCTCCTGTCTGTGACAGACTTGCCAGAGCAGCTTAATATCAACACGGTTACTGAATGGGAAAGTGCAGATGGGATGGAGAGACACTCAGCTcgacaggaaggagaagaagtCCACATGTCACCCATAAGTGGCTCGGCCTCCTCTCCATCACTGATCTCGCTCCTCTGCCCCAGCACGCAGAGCGAGCCATCTGTATCCCAGCTTGGACACCGCGGGACCTCACACATCAATGATGATGGATCTGAAGATCTCTCCCAGGCCAGCCTCCACCTCTACTCCTCCCTGCTAGCCCCCTCTCGTCCTCTGGCTCTGCCAACGCCACTCATCAGCAGCACAGCTTCAGAATATGACAGTGTTGTTACTCATGAACCCAAGCGGCATGCTTACATGCATGAATTAGGCTGGAAACGGCTGGTCAGTGGTATTGGCATTGtgattcacacagacacacacaccccagtgTCTGAGCCGCTCTCCACCATGACCTCCAGGGCAGACCAGCTCATGCCAGACGCTTCTGAAGCCCTCTTATTCCACAGACCGATGACAACAAACCCTCCTCGTATTAGTGAGGAGAGGCTGCTCCCCGCCTCTACCCCGACTCCCCTTCCCACCCATATCCCCCCTCTGAGTGGGACATTGTCTGCCGGAGCAGCCAACATGGCTGATTCGGGAGCTGGCGCCTCACTGCCCACCCGATCAACCGCCGCATTCCAACAATCCTCCACACTCATTGGCAGCCAATCAAAGCCCACTCAGCCTGCTGGAACTGACGGAACGCTGGCCTGgcatggagagagcagagagagcacagTATCACCCGctgccccagacacacagctcacTGCTTCTGCCTCCAGTAACCCCACCATTAGAGCTGCAATTATACAGCCCACCGCTGTTACCAGAAATACCCCCCCCCCGTCTGCCTCAAACATACAACTCACCACTGCCAACAAACAGCCAACTGTTTTCCCAAATATCCAGTCCACCTCTACCTCCAACAGCCAGCCTCCTATGGCCCTAAACACTTACCTTGCTGGGGCTGGCCCTTTATCAGTCCCCTGGAGGGCCAACCACAGTAAGGACACACAGGATGGTAAACATGGACCGGCCCTCATCGATCACACACCCTCCACTGCTGCAAGCACGTCATTAAGCAGTATGGGCCCTGGCAACAATGTGACTGTGAATCAGAACACCAACacagaccgagagaccgagacacaGACAACTCCCAATCCACTAGCCGTCATTGGCATGGATGAGCAGTCTTTTGTAGCCACAAAGGGCCCCTACTTGCCTCTTACCACTCCACTTAGAGGGGTGAATGCAGGCAGTGACACAGTGTCCACCACACACGCCACCCCACGGACCTCAGCTGGCACCGCGGGCACCCCTGTTATTGCCCCATGCCAATGTAAAGCTCGCTTTCATTTATCATGTCTGTGTGGACTTTCAACCGGGAACAGTATGTTTTGCAATAACAACGTAGATGTAGAAACAAAAAGATAG